A genomic stretch from Sulfobacillus thermosulfidooxidans includes:
- a CDS encoding nucleoside triphosphate pyrophosphohydrolase family protein, with protein MNNPLAQHLLTFLRDISNVDPPCFLTPSVIARAVQADPQDVFDTLVALSDHGLVTQHFDIRCPCCSYLFPYPAPEIDQAVICPACHHTFPIAYDHLMVRFALVSASSPMTISDAYNAVQTFHARHGFPVATGTRDELLLRLALMQEELGEIASVVTKAPRGADHTGFTQADWEHLTEELTDLLYLWLGTAVHCGWTPEEISQKFHAVHHKNMGRAPRHTALQHPHSESE; from the coding sequence ATGAACAATCCTCTCGCTCAGCACCTTCTCACCTTTCTCCGCGACATTTCCAACGTTGATCCGCCCTGTTTCCTGACACCGAGCGTGATAGCCCGGGCTGTGCAGGCTGACCCGCAAGACGTGTTTGACACACTGGTCGCTCTCTCGGACCACGGACTCGTGACCCAACACTTTGACATCCGCTGCCCGTGTTGCTCTTACCTCTTTCCCTATCCTGCTCCTGAAATCGACCAGGCCGTTATCTGTCCTGCATGCCATCACACGTTTCCCATAGCTTACGACCATCTGATGGTGCGTTTTGCTTTAGTGTCAGCATCTTCCCCCATGACGATATCCGATGCCTACAATGCCGTGCAGACGTTTCACGCCCGGCATGGATTTCCGGTTGCTACGGGAACCCGGGACGAATTGTTGCTCCGTTTGGCCCTCATGCAAGAAGAATTGGGCGAAATCGCCTCAGTGGTGACGAAAGCTCCTCGGGGCGCCGATCACACGGGGTTTACCCAAGCCGATTGGGAGCACCTCACCGAAGAACTGACGGACCTCTTATACCTGTGGTTGGGCACTGCCGTGCATTGTGGCTGGACTCCTGAAGAAATCTCCCAAAAGTTTCACGCCGTCCATCACAAAAATATGGGGCGCGCGCCCCGCCATACGGCCTTGCAACACCCTCACTCCGAATCGGAGTAA